The nucleotide sequence ttgggttggaatatctggtcggcatggacgagttggactgaaggatctgtttccatgctgcacatctctatgactctatgactctgtttatCTTTATTGATACTGTAATATTGGAGGTACAGTAAAAGGCAACTTTATTGAGTGGGGCTATGAGTGACCAAGGTCGAATGATGAAACCTCCAGGACTACATTTAGTGAGAGTTGGTGACCCTCACtgggaggagggaattggggggagtgggggagtgggtgtacTCTTTTTTGTGGAGAGTAAGCACCAATATGGTAGTGAATGGCCTTTGTCTTTACAATACATATGTGTTTTTAAGCAGTCCCCTCAGGGTGGGTTCCTGCAGATTGGTGAGGTCAGCAAATTCATGTCAGATCCTGTTTTCTGCTCTCTAAGACGATTCTGCGTGTGGATGACGTAAACTGTATCTGCGTTGATTGGCGAGGGGGTTCACAATGTTCCTACAGCCAGGCTGCTCAAAACATCCGAGTTGTGGGCACGGAAATTGCATACTTCCTGGACACTCTGGAGGTGAGTGATCAACTGCAACCCTATAGATCAGTGCAGACAACCCATTGAGGAATAATACCTCATAGAGTAATCACCGTATAGAACAGATGGTAGCCACTCTATAGAATAGGCTTACAACGTAACAGAAGCAGTGACTCTATAGAGAAGTGTATAAAGTATTGGTGGTAACCATTTCCTTTAATCACAGGATGTGGGCGTTAGTGGCAAGTgtaacatttgttgcccatccctaattgcccctgaactgagtggcttaccagtccatttcagagggcaagtaGTATTccaccacattgctatgggtccaGAGTCACAAGACTAGGTAATTATGgctgatttccttctctaaagggttTTAGTGAAGGAGGTTTACTTGGTTTATATATCGACTTATTCActgcatttaaattccaccagctacccTGCTGGGAGATAAACCCATTCCCCACAGCATGAGCtcctggattactaatccagtggcattaccactgTGTCATTACCTGAAGTCAGGTATTCTGGGGCCAGACGGGAAGTGGTTGGatgaggaggtgaaggggcagatACAATGTGACTCCTGTCCGTCGTTATCCCTGGACTGGATTTCATTCCTGTTCTCTGAATATTGGAAAATTCTACTGGGATTTAGTAAGAGAGTTCAAGCAGGGATTTGATAAGACACTGAAATTTACTTCAAATGTCTGTGGACTTAACGTTCTGCCTCTTCCTTATCTGCCTCAGAGTCACTATAATTACACCATATCTAATGTGTACCTGGTTGGACACAGTCTAGGGGCCCACGCAGCCGGGGAGGCAGGGAAACGGGCACCAGGCATTCCTCGGATTACTGGTAATTCATTCCATTCTCAAACTAATATGAACCGCTGTCTAAATGAAAGTCAGAAAGAATGGGAATCCCATGGACTGTGTGTCGAAGAGAAGCACATTTGCATTTTACATAATAGAAATGTGTTTATTTGTTGGACTATTATTCAATAtacgtttttttttcatttgtttaagggatgtgggtgtcactggctgagtaACCATttatgcccttgagaaggtggtggtgagctgccttcttaaatctttGTTGTAGGCACATCCTCAATGCTATAAAGGAGAGAgttccgggattttgacccagggacactgcaggaatggcaatatatttccaagtcaggatggtgaggggctcggcgGGGAACTTGTGAGTGAAATGAGATGGAATTGATTAATTAGAATGCTGGTTGGTGGGGTGAATGGGAAGAGGCCAAGTTAGCCACCCGGAATTAACGCTGCTGTTTGTGAAGGTTATGAATAATCGAACAAATATGTTGAAAAACACTTCAAACAATCCCAGATTTATCCCACAGGGCTTGATCCTGTGGAGCCGTATTTCCAGAACACGCCACCGGAAGTCCGACTGGATCCCACTGATGCGTTCTTTGTTGATGTGATTCACACGGATGGTTCATCCCAATTTCCCAGTATTGGTAAGTGACACCACTCAAATATTCAATCAGAGAAACCCAGACAGGGGATTGGGGTAGGACGGGCTGTTAGGATTAGCCCAGGAGCAGGGCAAGGTATTCGGACTAGCTTAAGGACAGCTTCTAATCCTGAGACAAAACAAAAAGTTGGCTGTAGAAAATGCTACTGTAATTCTTTGGCGAATAACACCTCCTCTTCCACTAaggcctgcccaccatctacaaggcagagtGTAATGggatactaggagaaagtgaggactgcagatgctggagttcaaagtcgagagtgtattgctggaaaagcacagcaggtcaggtattttatgaggagcaggagaatcgacgtttcgggcataagcccttcctcaggaatctgatgggatactccccacttgctggaATGGGTGCAGcctcaacaatattcaagaaacttgacaccatccaggacaagggaGTCTACTTGATTGGCTCCCCATCCACCATGTTCAACATTCacttccatcagcactgacacataatggcagcagtgtgtaccatgcaCAAGATGGAGTGCAACAACTCATCTAGGCCTCTTTACCAgtgtgagaacatagaacattatagcacagtaaaggcccttcagccctcgatattgtaCCGggcttttatcctactctaagatcagactaacctacattcTGCAGCACAAATCTGAGTGCAATGGCTGGAATGTTGTTATGGctgttatggactaggtcagaccattcaaaacattcttaagcagacagccccagaccataactttgcaatttatttcgATAAGTTTACAATGAACATTACCCAGAATAAGTTATATtgggttgactactagattttaaacagacaaagatttattcacaaaattacacaataaaaTGGAAagcacagaataaagaacccctgccgaactcagtctatccaaacaaaccttaattatgctgttctgaatatacacaacagtcctaaTAAAtcaactccctttaaaacccaatataaatggaacacatgcttatagGTTGacgttgaagggcagaaagagaaagagtttccacacagctccctgttgaatttcttaccagttcaagactgaactaaactgttcagccagagagctgaccactcccctttctttatagaggtcatttctaaaacatgaccactttggcctgaagtctcatctgtttacatataaacaaaaggccttgCAAAATTCtattcatctctgtaccaaaccagaccaTTCAaagcctggcctggtttattacccctctgaaagaaaatccaggacagagtatccttgagccaaggaacagcttttagaaaaaataagggactagctttgtgacaaggcctacagcctttgcagtatccagcacCTCCAACCAGTTCATGTGCAGTAAATCTGATTGGTTGGAGACCGTGGGCCTGGGGACCTTAGGAGGAAGTTGTGATAGATCATGCAATTGGTACTTCTGGCTAAAGTTGCAACAGCTCAGGCTTGTCGTTCACAACATTGAGGATGAGGTTATTAATGGACCCTTCTCTTTCAATATAAATTATCCACAAGCATGTTTGACTGGATTTGGCAGGATCGTGGAGTTTTCATCTGATCAGTTAGATCTGAAATTTGCCTGGAGTTTGCTGTTTCTGCTGTTTAACGTGCTGTTGACACTATTTTGTAGCTTCATTAGTGATTGTATGAGTGAGTGGAATCCTCTCTCTGTGGATCACTCtgaattttgggcggcacggtagcacagtggttagcactgctgcctcacagcgccagagacctgggttcaattcccgactcaggcaactgactgtgtggagtttgcacattctacccgtgtctgcgtgggtttcctccaggtgctccggtttcctcccacagtccaaagatgtgcaggtcaggtgaattggccatgctaaattgtccgtagtgttaggtaataggggcatgggtgggttgcgcttcggcgggtcggtgtggacttgttgggccgaagggcctgtttccacactgtaagtaatctaaaaaaaacaactaTAACTGTCTCCTGCTACAGGATTCGGGATGATTCAGGCTTGTGGACACATGGACTTCTACCCAAACGGTGGTGAGAACATGCCAGGCTGCAGCAAGAACATCCTTTCAACAATCCTGGACATTGATGGGATATGGCAGGGTAAGTTCCAGGTGGTGACATTGTTCCTCAGGCAGACACTGCTGCTGGGAACACCAAGCAGAGCCAGGGTACGAGGGAAAGGGTGTTCAATCTTGAGTAGCCCTCCAGGACACacctttgtcatagagtcataaagtcatagaatcatacagcacagaaacagaccctttgatctagcacgtccatgctgaccaaatatccttaCTTAATCTAGTCAGCACTTGGCCaaaatctctctaaacccttcctatccatatacccatccagttgcctcttaaatgttgtaattgtaccaatctctaccacttcctctggcagctcattccatacatgcaccaccctctgtatgaaaacattgtcccttaggtcccttttaaacctttcccctctcaccttagaccaatgccctctagctttggactcccccaatctgagaaaaagaccttggctatttaccatagccatgccccctcatggttttataaaccactataagcctctgacactcaagggaaaaaagccctagtctattcagcctctccctataactcaaacccttcaatcctggcaatatccttgtaaattctttctcaaccctttccagtttaacagcatctttcccatagcagggagacctgagttgcatgcagtgttccaaaaatggcctaatcacTGGGGTAATGTCTGTAAGATTTCCCTGCAGGAGCTGAGACAGTCACAGAAACATCAATACATCATggcacaggccattcggcccattgtatcCATGCTGGAGTACAAAATTGATTGTTTAAGATGCTGGTGATGAGGTAATGTTGGGTCTCATCCTTTTCTATCTAGATTGATACTGGGCTTAAGTTTGGACACACCTTGTTCAAAATCAGGAGGTTTGTGTTTATGTTCCACTTGTGAACAGTCCTGATACATGGAGACTGGAGTACTGAGTAAATATCTCATTCGATTCCTGACACCACAACCCATCCCGcctccactcccccctcacacaccccttaacccccccccccccaatatttTCACTTGAGTAAACCATCTCCCTCCATGGTGTGTAAGACAAAAACCTCCTGGCCAGGAGACAGACAGTTCTGGTTAATGATGGGGAATTCATGGTGCAACCCGTCAGATTGTTCATCCCACCAGTACCTCACACTGCTTTCTAAAAGTGCAGGAAGATACAACCATAACAGCATTCTTTAAACCTCTTCATTTGTATAGCAACCGGTGTCATGGAAGTTATTTTGGTTCACTAGTAATCCAGGGAACCAGACTAGTAATCCAGGCAGAAGTTCAAATCTCAAAGGAGCACCTGGACAAATTTAAGTTAAGATTAATTTGGAATAAAACAATAATCTTAAGAATTCATGATGCTCTTCagggaaggcaatctgccatccttcccctgtctggcctacatatgactccagactgacaacaatatggctgactcttaattgccctctgaagtggTTGAGTGAGACAGtcaggataggcaataaatacagcAACATCCACACCCTGTGAATGACATTTAAAAACAacgttaaaaattgcacaacactaggttatggtccaacaggctaGCTACCTGGTGAAGTAGCAGCGCTACAAAAGCTTGTACTAtaagataaacctgttggactacaacctgatgttgtatgatttctaacgttgtccaccccagtccaacaccagcacctccacatcagtttAAAATAAGTTTGATCTGCCTCTTAAGCAGGAAATATCACTTCATGTGCAGCCATTTCCCCTGAGATCATAGACCTAGCACCTCGAGCGATCGTGACAGAATGTTCCAGAAGATGACAATTTCCTCATTGAGGTTCACTGTCACTCTTGAACTGTGAAAACATTCAACACCCACACATTGAAAAGACACATCTGTGTCACATCTGTATTCCTAGGTCTCCTTGTTCAAAAGATCCAGAACCAGACCAGCCTCCAGGTGCATCAAAGTTGCACAGAATTCATTATGGATTATTAATTATGATTATTAATTAATTTTCAGGTACAAAGAACTTCCTTTCCTGCAACCACTTCCGTGCAGTTCGATATTTTTCGGAGAGTGTTGTGTCACCTGATGGTTTTTTGGCCTTTCCTTGTGGCAGTGAGAAAGAGTTTCAGGCAGTAAGTATGAGAGAGGGAGTACGGCTCACTCATCTATACCCCTCGCAGCATTTACCAATCAAACTAAatagcagggaactatagagaaCCCttcaacatcaaacatcaaacaagCACAATAGGGCTTACTTACAGAGGGAAGATCAATAAGATCAGCTGTGAGCAGTTACTCATAGACAACACAGGGAACGCCAAACTAAACAACTCATTACAAATGAGTCCTGATAAAAGAAAAAGCCTCTGGATGATCAGAAACAGGaagctttactcagtatctacCTCTGGCAGATTGTTATCTGACTGGCAATAGACTGGGGAAACTGGGTGCTCTGCAAATGAACTTGGATAGCTTTGTGCacagtaagcatgcaggtgcagtaggtagtgaagaaggtaaatggtgcattggccttcatagtgagaggatttgagtacaggagcagggatgtcttgctgcaattatacagggtcttagtgagaccacacttggagtattctgtgcaactttgatctccttatctgaggaagggtgttctggctatggaggagtgcaacaaaggtttaccagactaattcctggaatggcatgtctgatgaagagcttatgctcgaaacgtagactctgctgctcctcggatgctgcctaaccagctgtgcttttccaatgccatacttttcgactctgatctctagtcctcactttctccatgacagAACTGAGGTATGAAGGAACACTGCAGAGATCACTTAGGACTATATTAGGAGCATGAATGAGTCTCTCATAGAAACCTGTGAAATTCTAACAGAAGTAGACAGTATTAACACAGGAAGGGTGTTCTTGATGATGAGGGAGGccaaaaccaggggtcacagtttaaggataggggggtaggccacttagaattTAGATGAAAAGGCATTTCTTAACCAAGAGagcggtgagcctgtggaattctctgctacagaaagcagttgagatcaaaatattgaatgttttgaagggctaaggggatcaaagggtatggggagaaagcaggaactgtTGAATGATctgcatgatcatattgaatgggaaagcaggtttgaagggctgaatgacctgctgctATTCCTACATTCTATTTTTCTAGATGCTATATCTGTCCAGGGCACATTTGATTGGGACAGTGTATTTTGTTTCTTTCCATTTAAAAaagtagagtgagctttactttgtatctaaccccatgctttccctgtcctgggagtgtttgatggggatagtgtggaGGCAGCTTTACTCTCCATATACAAgagtagagaaagctttactctgtttctaaACATGTGTTGTCCCTattctgggagtatttgatggggacagattagagagagctttactctgtacctaaatcagtgctgttcctgtcctggagTGTTTGATAGCTACAATgtcgagagagctttactctctgTTTCAAAGAGTTAAGGGAGCTTTAATTTTAGTTTCAAAGAGTAGAGAGACCTTTACTTCAGTTTCAAAGAGGAGGAAGAGCTTTCAGTTTTAAAAAGTTATAGAGAGCATtactttcagttttaaaaaggCGAGGAAGCTTTAACCTGTATGTAATCCTGTGCTACatctgttctgggagtgtttaatgtggACAGTGTCAAGGAACTTTAATTTCAGTTTAAgagagtagagggagctttcctctgtatctaatcctgcGCTTTGCTTGCTCTAAGAGTGTTTGGTGGGAACAATGGTTGCTGCACACTGTTTCCAAGGCAGCTTGAATCATCTGCTGAGGGATCGAATTTGAGGCATTGGGCATTTTGGCAGCACATGTGTCAGTGTGTTGAGCTGGATCTTTGCTAACAGTTTGCACAGAGTTCACTGAGAATTCGTGAGAAAAGGAGATGACTGAGTGCTCAAATGTAACCCCTCAATTGGAAAAGCAAGAGGAAAAGAAGTGTAAAGATTCCTTTCTGCATCGACCAGCTATGCCAATTGTTCCACGTTGATCAGTTCAGCTTTGAGGCTGTATTCCCAGCAATGAGCCCAACTGAAAGGTTCTTTGCTGCCATTGGGTGGTGCCAGTGAGCTATCTGCTACTTCCCGAGCCCTGGTCTAAAACACTAAAGTGTTTCTCATTTGCCCTCCAGCTGTGCACCATTCTGCTTTGGGAATGTACTCTCTGGATGGGTGGACTGGGAGAATGGTCTCTTTTGACATCATACAGAGGGATTCACAAAACCAATCCTGGAAAATGGATTATCTCAATTTAGTTACTTGAGAACTCCACTTTCCCCCACCCATGGGCGTCTAGATCCAGGGCTTTCCTGAGACTCTCTGATGGATTGTCAGGCAGTTTGATGTTGAACGTTGGGCAGTGTGGAGTCTGACAGAATCCCCTGAATACAGGTGCAAGGTCTGCAGACTGACTGGCCATTATCAGGGCCTTTGTCACTAGTATTTGGGATCGTTCTCTGCACTGGTTCCTGCACTGTTGGGAGTAAAGCTGATCTCTGATGTAGGTGGTGATGTGAACCTGAAGATTTGCTGTGTGTGTTCCAGGAGGAATGCTTTGCGTGCCCAACTGAAGGCTGTCCAACTATGGGCTACACGATCGGGCCATATCGCCCAGCACCTGGGCTTCTACACCAGACCTTCTACCTTCGAACAGGAGAATCCAGCCCCTATGGAGGTAAGCGTCAGGAGCAGTTTGTTAACCCTCTGCAGTGTGTCCTCACTAGCCTCGGAGTTTCCCAGCAACAAAAAACCTCCCCACATCCCGATCCTATCCCTCTCCTGTAAAACTAATAGAACAACCTTGGCACTTAACACTCATACTACCCCGTCCCTCACTCCCTTAGCCCTCACACTCACCcgaccctcactccctcagccctCACACTACCTGGCCCTCACTCCCTCAACCCTCATACGACCCTGAtcctcactccctcagccctTACACTACCTCAACCCTCACTCCTACCCcgaccctcactccctcagccctgcacTACCCCAACTGTCACTCCTTCAGCCCTCGCACGCAACCTTCACACTACT is from Hemiscyllium ocellatum isolate sHemOce1 chromosome 22, sHemOce1.pat.X.cur, whole genome shotgun sequence and encodes:
- the LOC132826166 gene encoding inactive pancreatic lipase-related protein 1-like, giving the protein MAMTPAASSLFQMLRLLLAFTLLLIQVNAEGICYDRLGCFPSGYPWTGTKERPANKLPWSPEKINTRFLLYTRQNPNNYQELSGTNPETVDASNFDLDQKSVFIMHGYLENGDVSWAVDLCKTILRVDDVNCICVDWRGGSQCSYSQAAQNIRVVGTEIAYFLDTLESHYNYTISNVYLVGHSLGAHAAGEAGKRAPGIPRITGLDPVEPYFQNTPPEVRLDPTDAFFVDVIHTDGSSQFPSIGFGMIQACGHMDFYPNGGENMPGCSKNILSTILDIDGIWQGTKNFLSCNHFRAVRYFSESVVSPDGFLAFPCGSEKEFQAEECFACPTEGCPTMGYTIGPYRPAPGLLHQTFYLRTGESSPYGVWRYNVSVTLSGSHSVSGILNVALYGSKGNTRQHQITKTKLHPGKTYWALIDAEHDVGDVTKVKFLWNNNVINIFQPKLGAESITLVRAKDHTSFRFCGNEMVKEETLQTLTPCTS